From a region of the Erythrobacter neustonensis genome:
- a CDS encoding YraN family protein, whose product MTLPRSPEQRRDADTRGREGEAAAAMYLAQAGWQILAERVKTKAGEIDLVAARAGIVAFVEVKWRAKAASLADAIDERRLARVAAAVEIVWQDFATKGEDIRIDVILLAPGIKPAHIENAWMPFG is encoded by the coding sequence ATGACCCTGCCGCGCTCTCCCGAACAGCGCCGCGATGCCGACACTCGCGGGCGCGAGGGCGAGGCGGCGGCGGCGATGTATCTCGCGCAGGCGGGCTGGCAGATTCTTGCCGAGCGGGTGAAAACCAAGGCGGGCGAGATCGATCTCGTCGCCGCGCGCGCGGGGATCGTCGCCTTTGTCGAGGTGAAATGGCGCGCAAAGGCCGCGAGCCTCGCCGACGCCATCGACGAACGCCGCCTGGCGCGCGTCGCCGCCGCGGTGGAAATCGTGTGGCAGGACTTTGCCACCAAGGGCGAGGACATCCGCATCGATGTCATCCTGCTTGCACCGGGCATAAAGCCCGCCCACATCGAAAACGCCTGGATGCCATTTGGCTGA
- a CDS encoding tyrosine recombinase XerC — MTAPALLEAWRTHLADGRRRSPHTVRAYVAAAQRLIAARGLSDWEAVARTEAHDLRAHLAARRGDGLSNASTARELSALKAFIAFARKQAGDPDPAPPRLRGPRIKKGLPRPVTPDEASGLVDLVDDLARTDWVGARDRAVLLLLYGSGLRIAEALSLKGRDATPGEVLVVTGKGGKQRTVPVLPITRAAIADYVRACPWPLDPATPLFRGEKGGPLSPGVVQRAVAQARRALGLPDTATPHALRHSFATHLLSAGADLRSLQELLGHASLGSTQIYTRVDAAALLENYRKAHPRG; from the coding sequence ATGACCGCGCCCGCGCTGCTCGAAGCGTGGCGCACGCATCTTGCCGATGGAAGGCGCCGGTCGCCCCACACCGTGCGCGCCTATGTCGCGGCGGCGCAAAGGCTGATCGCTGCGCGCGGGTTGAGCGACTGGGAAGCGGTTGCAAGAACCGAAGCGCATGATCTGCGCGCCCACTTGGCCGCCCGGCGCGGCGATGGCCTTTCCAACGCCAGCACCGCGCGCGAATTGTCGGCGCTCAAGGCCTTTATCGCTTTTGCCCGCAAGCAGGCAGGCGATCCCGACCCCGCCCCGCCGCGTCTTCGGGGCCCGCGGATCAAGAAGGGATTGCCCCGCCCCGTCACCCCCGACGAGGCCAGCGGGCTGGTCGATCTGGTCGACGATCTGGCGCGGACCGACTGGGTGGGCGCGCGCGACCGTGCGGTGCTGCTGCTGCTCTATGGATCGGGTCTGCGGATCGCCGAAGCGCTGTCATTGAAGGGCCGCGATGCAACGCCGGGCGAGGTGCTGGTGGTGACCGGCAAGGGCGGCAAGCAGCGCACGGTGCCGGTGCTGCCGATCACCCGCGCGGCGATTGCCGACTATGTTCGTGCCTGCCCTTGGCCGCTCGATCCCGCAACGCCGCTGTTTCGCGGGGAAAAGGGCGGGCCGCTGTCACCCGGAGTGGTGCAGCGCGCCGTGGCGCAGGCGCGCCGCGCGCTGGGCCTGCCCGATACCGCCACCCCGCACGCACTGCGGCATTCCTTTGCAACGCATCTTTTGAGCGCGGGCGCGGACCTGCGCAGCCTGCAGGAACTGCTCGGCCACGCATCGCTCGGCTCGACCCAGATCTACACCCGCGTCGATGCGGCGGCCTTGCTGGAAAACTACCGCAAGGCTCACCCGCGCGGGTAA
- the rsmI gene encoding 16S rRNA (cytidine(1402)-2'-O)-methyltransferase, whose product MEPLLLPEWKPVAGLYILATPIGNLADITLRALSVLQGAALIACEDTRVTGKLLKHYGIRARLQRLDDHASPEVRSRIVDEARQAAVVLVSDAGTPLISDPGYRLVREAREAGIDVVTIPGPCAAVSALAIAGLPSDRFLFAGFLPVKDKARREALEALADIAATLIFYETAPRLTKALLAIAEIWPTREVAVARELTKLHEECRSGTAAELAAHYEAHPPKGEIVLLIGPPGADEAPVLDTDALLRDALAGAGPGKAAGLVAKATGIDRAVLYARALELKGG is encoded by the coding sequence CTGGAACCCCTCTTGCTTCCCGAATGGAAACCCGTCGCCGGGCTGTATATCCTTGCCACCCCGATTGGCAACTTGGCCGATATCACGCTGCGCGCGCTCAGCGTTTTGCAGGGCGCCGCGCTGATCGCCTGCGAAGATACGCGGGTGACGGGCAAGCTGTTGAAACATTACGGAATAAGGGCGCGGCTGCAACGGCTGGATGACCATGCATCGCCCGAGGTGCGCAGCCGGATTGTCGATGAAGCGAGGCAGGCGGCGGTCGTGCTGGTGTCGGACGCGGGCACACCGCTGATCTCCGATCCGGGATACCGGCTGGTGCGCGAGGCGCGTGAGGCGGGGATCGATGTCGTCACCATCCCGGGCCCCTGCGCGGCGGTATCGGCGCTGGCGATTGCCGGATTGCCGTCCGACCGCTTCCTGTTTGCAGGCTTCCTGCCGGTCAAGGACAAGGCGCGGCGCGAGGCGCTCGAAGCGCTGGCCGATATTGCCGCGACGCTGATCTTCTACGAAACCGCGCCGCGGTTGACGAAAGCGCTTCTGGCGATTGCCGAAATCTGGCCGACGCGCGAAGTCGCGGTCGCGCGCGAGCTGACCAAGCTCCACGAGGAATGCCGCAGCGGCACTGCGGCCGAGCTCGCCGCGCATTACGAGGCCCATCCACCGAAGGGCGAGATCGTGCTGCTGATCGGCCCGCCGGGCGCGGACGAGGCACCGGTGCTCGACACCGATGCACTGCTGCGCGATGCGCTGGCCGGCGCCGGGCCGGGCAAGGCGGCGGGGCTGGTCGCCAAGGCCACCGGAATCGACCGCGCGGTGCTCTATGCCCGCGCCCTGGAACTGAAGGGCGGATGA
- the gshB gene encoding glutathione synthase encodes MSLRVAVQMDPLDQIKIAGDSSFALMLSGQARGYTLYEYNVESLTLDEDDRLLAHAYPVTVQRVEGDHFTRNEQVRLDLGADVDVVLMRQDPPFHMGYITATHLLERIAHHTLVVNDPANVRNSPEKVMVLNYRRFMPPTLVTRSVEEVRRFMDTHGAVVVKPIHGNGGKAIFRIGENGENLTALFEVFNQTWPEPHMVQPFLPEVREGDKRIVLIDGVVAGAINRVPGEGEFRSNLAMGGSAQATQLTPREEEICAALGPDLQRLGLTFVGIDVIGGKWLTEINVTSPTGIVAIDRFNNTDTAGMIWDAIERRLADRHTAT; translated from the coding sequence ATGTCCTTGCGCGTAGCCGTCCAGATGGACCCCCTCGACCAGATCAAGATCGCGGGCGACAGTTCCTTTGCGCTGATGCTTTCGGGCCAGGCGCGGGGATACACGCTTTACGAGTACAACGTCGAAAGCCTGACGCTCGACGAGGACGACCGCCTGCTTGCCCACGCCTATCCGGTGACGGTGCAGCGGGTCGAAGGCGATCATTTCACGCGGAACGAGCAGGTACGGCTCGATCTCGGGGCGGATGTCGATGTGGTGCTGATGCGGCAGGACCCGCCGTTCCACATGGGCTACATCACCGCGACGCACCTGCTCGAACGGATCGCGCACCACACGCTGGTGGTGAATGATCCCGCCAATGTGCGCAACAGCCCCGAAAAGGTGATGGTGCTCAACTACCGCCGCTTCATGCCGCCGACGCTGGTCACCCGCAGCGTCGAGGAAGTGCGCCGCTTCATGGACACGCACGGTGCGGTGGTGGTCAAACCGATCCACGGCAACGGCGGCAAGGCGATCTTCCGCATCGGCGAAAACGGCGAGAACCTGACCGCCCTGTTCGAGGTGTTCAACCAGACCTGGCCCGAGCCGCACATGGTCCAGCCCTTCCTTCCCGAAGTGCGCGAAGGCGACAAGCGGATCGTGTTGATCGACGGGGTGGTCGCGGGCGCCATCAACCGCGTGCCGGGCGAGGGCGAGTTCCGCAGCAATCTGGCGATGGGCGGCAGCGCGCAGGCGACGCAGCTGACGCCGCGCGAAGAGGAAATCTGCGCGGCGCTCGGCCCGGATTTGCAACGCCTGGGCCTGACCTTTGTTGGCATCGACGTGATCGGCGGTAAGTGGCTCACCGAAATCAACGTCACCTCGCCCACGGGCATCGTGGCGATTGACCGGTTCAACAACACTGATACGGCGGGAATGATCTGGGACGCGATCGAACGGCGACTGGCAGACCGTCACACCGCGACCTGA
- the rdgB gene encoding RdgB/HAM1 family non-canonical purine NTP pyrophosphatase has product MTDRRLGSGTLVIATHNAGKLKEIGALLDPYGVRCISAGSLGLPEPAETGTTFVQNALIKARAAAEASGLAALADDSGLSVAALDGRPGVYTADWAERQWFEGAPGRDWYMAMGKVEGMLAEKGDGVDRSAAFHCVLAIAWPDGEHAVYEGTCTGTLTWPPRGTLGFGYDPVFVPTGAEQTFAEIAPEAKHAISHRADAFAKLVAAQFGA; this is encoded by the coding sequence GTGACCGACCGCCGTCTCGGCTCTGGCACCCTCGTGATTGCCACGCACAATGCGGGCAAGCTCAAGGAAATCGGCGCGCTGCTCGATCCTTACGGGGTGCGTTGCATCTCGGCGGGGTCGCTGGGCCTGCCCGAGCCGGCCGAGACGGGCACCACCTTTGTCCAGAACGCGCTGATCAAGGCGCGCGCGGCGGCGGAGGCTTCGGGGCTGGCGGCGCTGGCGGATGACAGCGGGCTCAGCGTTGCGGCGCTGGATGGGCGCCCCGGGGTCTACACCGCCGACTGGGCCGAGCGGCAATGGTTCGAAGGCGCACCGGGCCGCGACTGGTACATGGCGATGGGCAAGGTCGAAGGAATGCTCGCCGAAAAGGGTGATGGCGTCGACCGATCGGCGGCGTTCCATTGCGTGCTGGCGATTGCCTGGCCCGACGGGGAACACGCGGTTTACGAAGGCACGTGCACGGGCACGCTGACATGGCCGCCGCGCGGGACGCTGGGCTTCGGTTACGACCCGGTGTTCGTTCCCACCGGCGCAGAGCAGACCTTTGCCGAAATCGCGCCGGAAGCGAAACACGCGATCAGCCACCGCGCCGATGCCTTCGCCAAGCTGGTCGCCGCGCAGTTCGGCGCCTGA
- the hrcA gene encoding heat-inducible transcriptional repressor HrcA: MTALPVTELTARARDIFQRVVEEYIASGQPVGSKTLAADGTLNLSPASIRSVLADLETAGLLAAPHTSAGRLPTDAGLRIFVDGMMRVAEPTREEQAAIEARLAGAGPVEAALKQASAILSDLSGAAGMVLVAPREQRLAQFSLVDLGQGRALAVLVGEDGAVENRVIQIGGALDPGALDRASNYITARLAGRTLAEAAAAMRAEIGKGETQLDAASRDLVERGLAVWSQDAAARPVLIVRGAANLLDDAALGDIERVRSLLEDLENKQSVAELLDSAREADATRIFIGSENRLFALSGSSVIASPYRDREGRVVGVLGVIGPVRLNYARVVPMVDLTARSLGKLIA, from the coding sequence ATGACTGCGCTCCCCGTGACCGAACTGACCGCCCGCGCGCGCGACATCTTTCAGCGCGTGGTCGAGGAATATATCGCGAGCGGGCAGCCGGTGGGTTCGAAGACGCTTGCCGCCGATGGCACGCTGAACCTGTCGCCCGCCTCGATCCGGTCGGTGCTCGCCGATCTGGAGACGGCAGGACTACTCGCCGCGCCGCACACCAGCGCGGGGCGCTTGCCGACCGATGCGGGCCTGCGCATTTTCGTCGACGGGATGATGCGCGTGGCCGAACCGACGCGCGAGGAACAGGCCGCGATCGAGGCGCGGCTGGCGGGCGCGGGGCCGGTCGAGGCGGCATTGAAGCAGGCATCCGCGATCCTCTCCGACCTGTCGGGTGCGGCGGGCATGGTGCTCGTCGCGCCGCGCGAACAGCGGCTGGCGCAGTTCAGCCTCGTCGATCTGGGGCAGGGGCGCGCGCTCGCGGTGCTGGTGGGAGAGGATGGCGCAGTCGAAAACCGGGTGATCCAGATCGGCGGCGCGCTCGATCCGGGCGCGCTCGATCGCGCTTCGAATTACATCACCGCGCGGCTTGCCGGGCGCACGCTGGCCGAGGCCGCAGCGGCGATGCGCGCCGAAATCGGCAAGGGCGAGACGCAGCTCGATGCGGCAAGCCGCGATCTGGTCGAACGCGGGCTTGCCGTGTGGAGCCAGGATGCCGCCGCGCGGCCCGTGCTGATCGTGCGCGGTGCGGCCAACCTGCTCGACGACGCGGCGCTGGGCGATATCGAACGGGTGCGCAGTCTGCTCGAGGATCTTGAAAACAAGCAGTCGGTGGCAGAGCTGCTCGATTCGGCGCGGGAGGCCGATGCCACGCGGATTTTCATCGGTTCGGAAAACCGCCTGTTTGCGCTGTCGGGCTCGTCCGTGATCGCCTCGCCCTACCGCGACCGCGAGGGGCGCGTGGTCGGCGTGCTGGGTGTGATTGGCCCGGTGCGGTTGAATTATGCGCGGGTTGTCCCCATGGTGGATCTGACCGCCCGTTCGCTGGGCAAGCTCATCGCTTGA
- a CDS encoding DedA family protein, which produces MTAFLLELLNKGGYIGIFLLMAAENIFPPIPSEVIMGGAGVLVARGEMTFWMVWVVATAGTVAGNLFWYWIGVRWSEEQLKAIIDRWGRWLTFEWDEFTKARDIFRKYGDGIVFALRFSPILRTIVSLPAGLAHMKLWHFCLFTFLGSGIWNAILIFGGKALEPLIERFEKFAGYGIAAFVLAGVVFYIYRVVTWKPVKEHEAEDRTQL; this is translated from the coding sequence ATGACCGCATTCCTCCTCGAACTGCTCAACAAGGGCGGATATATCGGCATTTTCCTGCTGATGGCTGCCGAGAACATCTTCCCGCCGATCCCGTCCGAGGTGATCATGGGCGGGGCCGGCGTGCTGGTCGCGCGCGGCGAGATGACGTTCTGGATGGTGTGGGTCGTGGCCACCGCAGGCACGGTTGCGGGCAACCTGTTCTGGTACTGGATCGGCGTGCGCTGGAGCGAGGAGCAGTTGAAGGCGATCATCGACCGCTGGGGCCGCTGGCTGACCTTCGAATGGGACGAGTTCACCAAGGCGCGCGACATCTTCCGCAAATATGGCGACGGGATCGTTTTCGCGCTGCGTTTTTCGCCGATTTTGCGCACCATCGTTTCGCTGCCCGCGGGCCTTGCGCACATGAAGCTGTGGCATTTCTGCCTGTTCACCTTCCTCGGTTCGGGTATCTGGAACGCGATCCTGATTTTCGGCGGCAAGGCGCTCGAACCGCTGATCGAGCGGTTCGAGAAGTTTGCAGGCTACGGGATCGCCGCCTTCGTGCTCGCCGGGGTCGTCTTCTACATCTACCGCGTGGTGACGTGGAAGCCGGTCAAGGAACACGAGGCCGAGGACCGCACGCAGCTTTGA
- the hemW gene encoding radical SAM family heme chaperone HemW, whose protein sequence is MARALYIHWPFCAKKCPYCDFNSHVRDGVDVPAWQAALIADMRAEAAVAGGETLTSIFFGGGTPSLMPPALVAALLAEAERLWGFAQGIEITLEANPSSVETAKFAALAQAGINRVSLGVQSLDDDELRFLGRLHGADEALAALETAQRHFARVSFDMIYALPGHTPDLWEARLARALGFGTGHMSLYQLTIEPGTRFASDVRRGRLVPLGDDEAAALFDITQTMTAAAGLPAYETSNHARDGEESRHNLAYWRYQDYAGIGPGAHGRRGAVATVRHKKPENFLAAVAAQGDGIVEARDLAVSDQAAEALLMGLRLAEGVDLAALSARFGLTRAGLIEEAALARLSGLGLMWADGTRIGVMPQGRALLDSLLAEVVADTLVAA, encoded by the coding sequence GTGGCCCGCGCGCTTTATATTCACTGGCCGTTCTGCGCCAAGAAATGCCCTTATTGCGATTTCAACTCGCATGTGCGCGACGGGGTGGACGTGCCCGCGTGGCAGGCCGCGCTGATCGCCGACATGCGCGCCGAAGCGGCGGTTGCCGGCGGCGAGACGCTGACCTCGATCTTCTTCGGCGGCGGCACCCCGTCGCTGATGCCGCCCGCGCTGGTCGCTGCATTGCTCGCGGAGGCTGAACGTTTGTGGGGCTTCGCTCAGGGAATCGAGATCACGCTGGAGGCCAACCCCTCATCGGTCGAGACGGCGAAGTTTGCCGCGCTCGCGCAGGCCGGGATCAACCGCGTGTCGCTGGGGGTGCAGTCGCTCGACGATGATGAATTGCGCTTTCTGGGACGGCTGCACGGCGCGGACGAGGCGCTGGCGGCGCTGGAAACCGCGCAGCGGCATTTTGCGCGAGTCAGTTTCGACATGATCTACGCGCTCCCCGGCCACACGCCCGATTTGTGGGAAGCGCGTCTGGCGCGCGCACTCGGTTTCGGCACGGGGCATATGTCGCTGTATCAGCTGACGATCGAGCCGGGCACGCGCTTTGCCAGCGATGTGCGGCGCGGGCGATTGGTGCCGCTCGGTGATGACGAGGCGGCGGCGCTGTTCGACATCACCCAGACGATGACGGCGGCTGCGGGGCTTCCCGCCTACGAGACAAGCAACCATGCGCGGGATGGCGAGGAAAGCCGCCACAATCTCGCCTATTGGCGCTATCAGGATTATGCCGGGATTGGTCCGGGCGCGCATGGAAGGCGCGGCGCGGTTGCCACGGTGCGGCACAAGAAGCCCGAGAATTTCCTCGCCGCGGTCGCAGCGCAGGGCGACGGCATCGTCGAAGCCCGTGATCTGGCGGTGAGCGATCAGGCGGCCGAAGCCTTGCTGATGGGCTTGCGGCTTGCCGAGGGGGTCGATCTTGCCGCGCTGTCCGCAAGGTTCGGACTGACGCGGGCGGGTCTGATCGAGGAAGCGGCGCTGGCGCGGCTGTCAGGGCTGGGCCTGATGTGGGCCGATGGCACACGGATCGGGGTGATGCCGCAGGGCCGCGCGCTACTCGACAGCCTGCTGGCCGAAGTGGTCGCCGATACGCTGGTCGCTGCATGA
- a CDS encoding CAP domain-containing protein translates to MRRFTLASAFAQALAAGFAVLASAAHAQGSAYPTPDQRDFLAAHNEARGDAGAPPLVWSDRLERDAMAWARHLAARDLYEHASPDQRRGQGENLWRGPRDQWSVWDKVGFFIEEKRHFRPGNFPDISRTGRWNDVGHYTQIIWPETREVGCAIAYTRAEEVLVCRYWPAGNIWGQRIDARGSRARR, encoded by the coding sequence ATGCGCCGCTTTACCCTTGCATCCGCCTTTGCCCAAGCCCTTGCTGCGGGTTTCGCCGTCCTCGCATCCGCCGCTCATGCGCAGGGTTCCGCCTATCCAACCCCCGACCAGCGCGATTTCCTCGCCGCGCACAACGAAGCCCGAGGCGATGCGGGCGCCCCGCCGCTGGTGTGGAGCGACCGGCTCGAACGCGATGCGATGGCGTGGGCGCGGCATCTGGCAGCGCGCGATCTCTACGAGCACGCCTCGCCCGATCAGCGGCGCGGGCAGGGCGAGAACCTGTGGCGCGGTCCGCGCGATCAGTGGTCGGTGTGGGACAAGGTCGGCTTCTTCATCGAGGAAAAGCGGCATTTCCGTCCCGGCAATTTCCCCGACATTTCGCGCACGGGCCGCTGGAACGATGTCGGGCACTATACCCAGATCATCTGGCCCGAAACGCGCGAGGTCGGCTGCGCGATCGCCTATACCCGCGCCGAGGAAGTGCTGGTGTGCCGTTACTGGCCCGCGGGCAACATCTGGGGACAGCGCATCGACGCGCGGGGGAGCCGCGCGCGCCGCTGA
- a CDS encoding penicillin-binding protein activator has translation MKLDDCNDWAKPVTAPVWQIAARGFALCGAALLAAGCAVVPKGEVATGSAPAPSAEPSESVLPADRGRHRIALLVPMAGDTAAVGQAIANATTMALLDTGADNLRITTYDTARGVGPAAQKAIADGNKLILGPLSADAVPAVQAAARPAGVPVIAFANDASVASPDVFVIGHLPEQSIRRTVQYARSKGAARFAVLAPEGDYGSRALSAFDNALRDFGGALVRREGYARGNTSIVSAAARLRAAGGYDTVLIADSARLGIDAASELNKSSRNRARILGTELWSGESSITRSPALEGALFSAVSDQRYKRFADSYAARFGAQPYRMATLGYDAVLLTLRVARNWKVGSTFPKKALYDKGGFLGVDGAFRFNTNGVVERALEVREVRRGEVTAVDPAPAGFGG, from the coding sequence ATGAAGCTTGATGATTGCAACGATTGGGCAAAGCCGGTGACCGCTCCGGTCTGGCAGATCGCCGCACGAGGCTTTGCACTGTGCGGCGCGGCGCTGCTTGCGGCGGGCTGCGCGGTCGTGCCCAAGGGCGAGGTGGCCACAGGCTCTGCGCCCGCGCCTTCGGCCGAGCCTTCGGAAAGCGTGCTCCCCGCCGATCGCGGCCGTCACCGGATCGCGCTGCTGGTGCCGATGGCGGGCGATACCGCCGCGGTGGGACAGGCGATCGCCAATGCGACCACGATGGCGCTGCTCGATACCGGCGCGGACAATCTGCGCATCACCACCTATGACACCGCGCGCGGCGTCGGCCCCGCGGCGCAGAAGGCAATTGCCGATGGCAACAAGCTGATCCTCGGCCCGCTGTCCGCCGATGCGGTGCCTGCGGTGCAGGCCGCCGCGCGCCCCGCGGGCGTGCCGGTGATCGCCTTTGCCAATGACGCCTCGGTCGCGAGCCCCGATGTCTTCGTGATCGGCCACCTGCCCGAACAATCGATCCGCCGCACGGTTCAGTATGCCCGCAGCAAGGGCGCGGCGCGCTTCGCCGTGCTTGCGCCCGAAGGCGATTATGGCAGCCGCGCGCTTTCCGCCTTCGACAATGCCTTGCGCGATTTCGGCGGCGCGCTGGTGCGCCGCGAAGGTTATGCGCGCGGCAACACCTCGATCGTCAGCGCCGCGGCAAGGCTGCGCGCGGCGGGCGGATACGATACCGTGCTGATCGCGGACAGCGCGCGGCTCGGGATCGATGCGGCAAGCGAGCTCAACAAATCCTCGCGCAACCGCGCGCGCATCCTCGGCACCGAATTGTGGAGCGGAGAATCCTCCATCACCCGCAGCCCCGCGCTCGAAGGCGCGCTGTTCTCGGCCGTGTCCGACCAGCGTTACAAGCGTTTTGCCGACAGCTACGCCGCACGCTTCGGCGCGCAGCCCTATCGCATGGCAACGCTGGGATATGATGCGGTGCTGCTGACGCTGCGCGTCGCGCGCAACTGGAAGGTGGGATCGACCTTCCCCAAGAAGGCGCTGTACGACAAGGGCGGGTTCCTGGGCGTCGATGGCGCGTTTCGGTTCAACACCAATGGCGTGGTCGAGCGCGCGCTCGAAGTGCGCGAAGTGCGGCGCGGCGAAGTGACCGCGGTCGATCCCGCGCCGGCGGGTTTCGGCGGTTGA
- the rph gene encoding ribonuclease PH, with amino-acid sequence MRPSGRAPDEMRAITIETGYTRHAEGSVLIGFGDTKVLCTASVERGVPPWLRGKGEGWVTGEYSMLPRATHTRGAREAAKGKQSGRTQEIQRLIGRSLRAVVDLQKLGERQITLDCDVIQADGGTRTAAISGAWIALRLAVNGLMKSGDIKHDPISAQVAGISCGIFKGTPVLDLDYDEDSNAEADGNFVLLTGGKIAEVQATAEGATYDEEGLLRLLRLARIGADRIFAAQLDAVK; translated from the coding sequence ATGCGCCCTTCAGGACGCGCGCCCGATGAAATGCGCGCCATTACGATCGAGACCGGATACACCCGCCACGCCGAAGGATCGGTGCTGATCGGTTTCGGCGACACCAAGGTGCTGTGCACCGCCAGCGTCGAGCGCGGCGTTCCGCCATGGCTGCGCGGCAAGGGCGAAGGCTGGGTAACGGGCGAATATTCGATGCTTCCGCGCGCCACCCACACCCGCGGCGCACGCGAGGCGGCCAAGGGCAAGCAATCGGGCCGCACGCAGGAAATCCAGCGGCTCATCGGGCGTTCCTTGCGCGCTGTGGTCGATCTGCAAAAGCTCGGCGAACGGCAGATCACTCTGGATTGCGACGTGATCCAGGCCGACGGCGGCACGCGCACCGCGGCCATCTCGGGCGCGTGGATCGCTCTGCGCCTTGCGGTCAACGGCCTGATGAAGTCGGGCGATATCAAGCACGATCCGATTTCTGCGCAGGTCGCCGGCATTTCCTGCGGCATCTTCAAGGGCACCCCGGTGCTCGACCTCGATTATGACGAGGATTCGAACGCAGAAGCCGACGGCAATTTCGTGCTGCTGACCGGCGGCAAGATTGCCGAAGTGCAGGCCACCGCCGAAGGCGCGACCTATGACGAGGAGGGCTTGCTGCGCCTGTTGCGCCTCGCCCGGATCGGCGCCGACCGGATCTTCGCCGCGCAATTGGACGCGGTGAAGTGA
- a CDS encoding nucleotide exchange factor GrpE, translating into MTENEKPLDQAAEDELKGVPEHLRGDADETDGTAEALDALRRDLDAAKQEVLYAQAETQNVRRRLEREKDEARAYAATGFARDILSVADNLSRAIDAIPQGLRDDDTMKGLVIGLEATQRELEKVFAANGITRIAAVGLPLDPNQHQAMLEVPSADHEPGTVVSEMQAGWMIKDRLLRAAMVAVAKKPD; encoded by the coding sequence ATGACCGAGAATGAAAAGCCGCTGGATCAGGCGGCTGAAGACGAATTGAAGGGCGTGCCCGAACACCTGCGCGGCGATGCCGATGAAACCGATGGCACCGCCGAGGCGCTCGACGCGCTGCGCCGCGATCTCGATGCGGCCAAGCAAGAGGTGCTCTACGCGCAGGCCGAAACGCAGAACGTGCGCCGCCGGCTCGAACGCGAGAAGGACGAGGCGCGCGCCTATGCCGCGACCGGCTTTGCGCGCGACATCCTGAGCGTTGCCGACAACCTGTCGCGCGCGATCGACGCGATCCCGCAAGGGTTGCGCGACGACGACACGATGAAGGGTCTGGTGATCGGGTTGGAAGCGACACAGCGCGAGCTGGAAAAGGTTTTCGCCGCCAACGGCATCACCCGCATCGCCGCCGTCGGTCTGCCGCTCGACCCCAACCAGCATCAGGCGATGCTTGAAGTGCCGAGCGCCGATCACGAACCGGGCACGGTGGTCTCCGAAATGCAGGCCGGTTGGATGATCAAGGATCGTCTGCTGCGCGCCGCAATGGTGGCAGTTGCGAAGAAGCCCGACTGA
- a CDS encoding vgr related protein — MSAPSSPLVCEVGGARPLTPGEVALARTVFGDAIDYAPVKIKRRKFFPLQPRGVTMAPMGHLHFHPEAAHYCDDFSAASLSRQAHFIHEMTHVWQAQTLGRWYLVLRRHPWCRYDYALRPGWKLEQYGIEQQAEIVAHAFTLRRGGMVRGVGDAAPYRALVAFPGAQR; from the coding sequence GTGTCCGCGCCTTCGTCCCCGCTCGTCTGCGAAGTTGGCGGGGCGCGCCCGCTGACGCCGGGCGAGGTCGCGCTTGCCCGCACTGTCTTCGGCGATGCGATCGATTATGCGCCGGTGAAGATCAAGCGCCGCAAGTTCTTCCCGCTTCAACCGCGCGGGGTGACGATGGCGCCGATGGGGCACTTGCACTTCCACCCGGAAGCCGCGCATTACTGCGACGATTTTTCCGCCGCCTCGCTGTCGCGCCAGGCGCATTTCATTCACGAGATGACGCATGTGTGGCAGGCGCAGACATTGGGCCGCTGGTATCTGGTGCTGCGCCGGCATCCGTGGTGCCGCTATGACTATGCGCTGCGCCCGGGCTGGAAGCTCGAACAATACGGGATCGAGCAGCAGGCAGAGATCGTCGCGCATGCCTTCACCTTGCGGCGCGGCGGGATGGTGCGCGGGGTCGGGGATGCCGCGCCCTATAGAGCGCTGGTCGCCTTTCCCGGGGCGCAGCGGTAG